The following proteins are encoded in a genomic region of Oncorhynchus gorbuscha isolate QuinsamMale2020 ecotype Even-year linkage group LG11, OgorEven_v1.0, whole genome shotgun sequence:
- the minpp1b gene encoding multiple inositol polyphosphate phosphatase 1b isoform X3, whose translation MNHRGQDKQGEVGPSHKINDGLMRFFDQCQKFVEDVENNQTALEEVHLFKASAEMKRVQMKMADQLQVPYNRITPDLVEAAFFLCSYEFAIKSLNSAWCNLFDETDAQVLEYKNDLKQYWKRGYGHDINRKSSCNLFHDLFNRLDQAAREIRFGHVSEAVTIQVGHAETLLPLLALMGFFRDETALTADNFDVQNGRTFRTSRIVPYAANLLFVLYDCSEGLRLQFLLNETPQNFPNIMHQAPLYDTVRETYRELLHGCNFEKECELPRPSS comes from the exons ATGAATCATCGTGGGCAGGACAAGCAAGGAG AAGTTGGACCCAGCCACAAAATCAACGATGGGTTGATGAGATTCTTTGACCAGTGTCAGAAATTTGTTGAAGACGTAGAGAACAACCAAACTGCCCTGGAAGAGGTCCACCTCTTCAAGGCCTCAGCAGAAATGAAAAGAGTGCAGATGAAGATGGCTGACCAGCTGCAAGTGCCATACAATCGCATCACACCAG ATCTGGTGGAGGCTGCATTCTTCCTGTGCTCATATGAGTTTGCCATCAAATCTTTGAACTCCGCCTGGTGCAACCTGTTTGATGAGACTGATGCCCAA GTGCTGGAGTACAAAAATGACCTGAAACAGTACTGGAAGAGGGGCTATGGTCATGATATCAACCGCAAGTCCAGTTGCAATCTCTTTCATGACTTGTTCAATCGTCTTGATCAGGCTGCTCGTGAGATCAG GTTTGGGCATGTATCTGAGGCTGTGACCATCCAGGTGGGTCATGCCGAGACCCTCCTGCCCCTGTTGGCCCTCATGGGCTTCTTCAGAGACGAGACGGCCCTGACTGCTGACAACTTTGACGTGCAAAATGGCCGCACCTTCCGTACCAGCCGCATTGTGCCTTATGCAGCCAACCTGCTCTTTGTGCTATATGACTGCAGCGAAGGACTCCGGCTACAGTTCCTCCTCAACGAGACACCTCAGAACTTCCCCAACATAATGCACCAGGCTCCACTCTACGATACGGTCAGAGAGACCTACAGAGAGCTGCTGCACGGCTGCAATTTTGAAAAAGAGTGCGAGCTGCCCCGACCCAGCTCCTGA
- the minpp1b gene encoding multiple inositol polyphosphate phosphatase 1b isoform X2, producing the protein MPATGLPLIAIFGEVGPSHKINDGLMRFFDQCQKFVEDVENNQTALEEVHLFKASAEMKRVQMKMADQLQVPYNRITPDLVEAAFFLCSYEFAIKSLNSAWCNLFDETDAQVLEYKNDLKQYWKRGYGHDINRKSSCNLFHDLFNRLDQAAREIRFGHVSEAVTIQVGHAETLLPLLALMGFFRDETALTADNFDVQNGRTFRTSRIVPYAANLLFVLYDCSEGLRLQFLLNETPQNFPNIMHQAPLYDTVRETYRELLHGCNFEKECELPRPSS; encoded by the exons atgccggccactgggcttcctctcatcgccATATTTGGTG AAGTTGGACCCAGCCACAAAATCAACGATGGGTTGATGAGATTCTTTGACCAGTGTCAGAAATTTGTTGAAGACGTAGAGAACAACCAAACTGCCCTGGAAGAGGTCCACCTCTTCAAGGCCTCAGCAGAAATGAAAAGAGTGCAGATGAAGATGGCTGACCAGCTGCAAGTGCCATACAATCGCATCACACCAG ATCTGGTGGAGGCTGCATTCTTCCTGTGCTCATATGAGTTTGCCATCAAATCTTTGAACTCCGCCTGGTGCAACCTGTTTGATGAGACTGATGCCCAA GTGCTGGAGTACAAAAATGACCTGAAACAGTACTGGAAGAGGGGCTATGGTCATGATATCAACCGCAAGTCCAGTTGCAATCTCTTTCATGACTTGTTCAATCGTCTTGATCAGGCTGCTCGTGAGATCAG GTTTGGGCATGTATCTGAGGCTGTGACCATCCAGGTGGGTCATGCCGAGACCCTCCTGCCCCTGTTGGCCCTCATGGGCTTCTTCAGAGACGAGACGGCCCTGACTGCTGACAACTTTGACGTGCAAAATGGCCGCACCTTCCGTACCAGCCGCATTGTGCCTTATGCAGCCAACCTGCTCTTTGTGCTATATGACTGCAGCGAAGGACTCCGGCTACAGTTCCTCCTCAACGAGACACCTCAGAACTTCCCCAACATAATGCACCAGGCTCCACTCTACGATACGGTCAGAGAGACCTACAGAGAGCTGCTGCACGGCTGCAATTTTGAAAAAGAGTGCGAGCTGCCCCGACCCAGCTCCTGA
- the minpp1b gene encoding multiple inositol polyphosphate phosphatase 1b isoform X1: protein MTTALSKQSLLFITFSLALTRFSYCSVANANVNSNIPAIANHFGTKGRYEEVNRYLINDILSVNKNKSILKPGCTNSTAFHVTAIIRHGTRYPSTKNIKMMQRLYDLVLNEAMNTDKWLKDIKTKWEMWYTDDMDGKLVEKGRDDHRHLAVRLATLFPSLISEENLRAHRIRFITSSKHRCVDSIVAFQEGLLNLWNVTEVGPSHKINDGLMRFFDQCQKFVEDVENNQTALEEVHLFKASAEMKRVQMKMADQLQVPYNRITPDLVEAAFFLCSYEFAIKSLNSAWCNLFDETDAQVLEYKNDLKQYWKRGYGHDINRKSSCNLFHDLFNRLDQAAREIRFGHVSEAVTIQVGHAETLLPLLALMGFFRDETALTADNFDVQNGRTFRTSRIVPYAANLLFVLYDCSEGLRLQFLLNETPQNFPNIMHQAPLYDTVRETYRELLHGCNFEKECELPRPSS from the exons ATGACAACTGCGTTATCTAAACAAAGTTTGTTGTTCATTACATTTAGTCTTGCTTTGACCAGGTTTTCATACTGCTCCGTTGCAAATGCTAACGTCAATTCAAACATACCTGCGATTGCAAATCATTTTGGAACGAAAGGCAGATATGAGGAGGTTAACCGTTATCTCATTAATGACATTCTCtcggtaaacaaaaacaaatccaTTTTAAAACCAGGATGTACCAATAGCACGGCTTTTCATGTGACCGCCATTATTCGGCATGGTACACGATATCCGTCgaccaaaaatataaaaatgATGCAACGGCTTTACGACCTTGTTCTAAACGAGGCAATGAATACTGATAAATGGCTGAAGGATATCAAAACCAAGTGGGAAATGTGGTACACCGACGACATGGATGGAAAGCTTGTGGAGAAGGGGCGAGATGACCATAGGCATCTGGCTGTCAGGTTGGCAACATTGTTTCCATCTCTGATATCCGAGGAAAACCTCAGAGCCCACCGTATCCGTTTCATCACTAGCTCTAAACACAGATGCGTGGACAGCATTGTAGCATTTCAAGAGGGCCTGCTCAACCTTTGGAACGTGACAG AAGTTGGACCCAGCCACAAAATCAACGATGGGTTGATGAGATTCTTTGACCAGTGTCAGAAATTTGTTGAAGACGTAGAGAACAACCAAACTGCCCTGGAAGAGGTCCACCTCTTCAAGGCCTCAGCAGAAATGAAAAGAGTGCAGATGAAGATGGCTGACCAGCTGCAAGTGCCATACAATCGCATCACACCAG ATCTGGTGGAGGCTGCATTCTTCCTGTGCTCATATGAGTTTGCCATCAAATCTTTGAACTCCGCCTGGTGCAACCTGTTTGATGAGACTGATGCCCAA GTGCTGGAGTACAAAAATGACCTGAAACAGTACTGGAAGAGGGGCTATGGTCATGATATCAACCGCAAGTCCAGTTGCAATCTCTTTCATGACTTGTTCAATCGTCTTGATCAGGCTGCTCGTGAGATCAG GTTTGGGCATGTATCTGAGGCTGTGACCATCCAGGTGGGTCATGCCGAGACCCTCCTGCCCCTGTTGGCCCTCATGGGCTTCTTCAGAGACGAGACGGCCCTGACTGCTGACAACTTTGACGTGCAAAATGGCCGCACCTTCCGTACCAGCCGCATTGTGCCTTATGCAGCCAACCTGCTCTTTGTGCTATATGACTGCAGCGAAGGACTCCGGCTACAGTTCCTCCTCAACGAGACACCTCAGAACTTCCCCAACATAATGCACCAGGCTCCACTCTACGATACGGTCAGAGAGACCTACAGAGAGCTGCTGCACGGCTGCAATTTTGAAAAAGAGTGCGAGCTGCCCCGACCCAGCTCCTGA
- the minpp1b gene encoding multiple inositol polyphosphate phosphatase 1b isoform X4, protein MRFFDQCQKFVEDVENNQTALEEVHLFKASAEMKRVQMKMADQLQVPYNRITPDLVEAAFFLCSYEFAIKSLNSAWCNLFDETDAQVLEYKNDLKQYWKRGYGHDINRKSSCNLFHDLFNRLDQAAREIRFGHVSEAVTIQVGHAETLLPLLALMGFFRDETALTADNFDVQNGRTFRTSRIVPYAANLLFVLYDCSEGLRLQFLLNETPQNFPNIMHQAPLYDTVRETYRELLHGCNFEKECELPRPSS, encoded by the exons ATGAGATTCTTTGACCAGTGTCAGAAATTTGTTGAAGACGTAGAGAACAACCAAACTGCCCTGGAAGAGGTCCACCTCTTCAAGGCCTCAGCAGAAATGAAAAGAGTGCAGATGAAGATGGCTGACCAGCTGCAAGTGCCATACAATCGCATCACACCAG ATCTGGTGGAGGCTGCATTCTTCCTGTGCTCATATGAGTTTGCCATCAAATCTTTGAACTCCGCCTGGTGCAACCTGTTTGATGAGACTGATGCCCAA GTGCTGGAGTACAAAAATGACCTGAAACAGTACTGGAAGAGGGGCTATGGTCATGATATCAACCGCAAGTCCAGTTGCAATCTCTTTCATGACTTGTTCAATCGTCTTGATCAGGCTGCTCGTGAGATCAG GTTTGGGCATGTATCTGAGGCTGTGACCATCCAGGTGGGTCATGCCGAGACCCTCCTGCCCCTGTTGGCCCTCATGGGCTTCTTCAGAGACGAGACGGCCCTGACTGCTGACAACTTTGACGTGCAAAATGGCCGCACCTTCCGTACCAGCCGCATTGTGCCTTATGCAGCCAACCTGCTCTTTGTGCTATATGACTGCAGCGAAGGACTCCGGCTACAGTTCCTCCTCAACGAGACACCTCAGAACTTCCCCAACATAATGCACCAGGCTCCACTCTACGATACGGTCAGAGAGACCTACAGAGAGCTGCTGCACGGCTGCAATTTTGAAAAAGAGTGCGAGCTGCCCCGACCCAGCTCCTGA
- the papss2b gene encoding bifunctional 3'-phosphoadenosine 5'-phosphosulfate synthase 2b isoform X2, whose amino-acid sequence MSGIKKQRKDLQRATNVVYQAHHVSRSKRGQVVGTREGFRGCTVWLTGLSGAGKTTVGFALEEYLVFHGIPCYSLDGDNIRQGLNRNLGFTSVDREENIRRIAEVAKLFADAGLVCITSFISPFTKDRQEAKKIHVQSGLPFFEVFVDAPLEVCESRDVKGLYKKARAGEIKGFTGIDSPFEKPESPDLVLKTGEISATECIQQVVELLKEQNIVPTGVTEEVTELFVPENKLDLALSDAKTLPTVSITKLDLQWVQVLAEGWASPLKGFMREREFLQVLHFNTLLDGGNINLSVPIVLPVSKESKEKLDGCAAFALEFKGCRVAILRNPEFYEHRKEERCARQWGTTCPQHPYIKMVMEGGDWLVGGDLEVLEQIKWNDGLDQYRFTPRELKQKFKEMKADAVFAFQLRNPVHNGHALLMQDTKRRLLERGYKNPVLLLHPLGGWTKDDDVPLDWRIKQHAAVLEEGVLDPASTIVAIFPSPMMYAGPTEVQWHCRARMIAGANFYIVGRDPAGMPHPETKQSLYEPTHGAKVLTMAPGLPSVEIIPFRVAAYNKTKRSMDFYDKERHQEFEFISGTKMRRMARSGENPPDGFMANKAWKVLAEYYSSLQKDE is encoded by the exons ATGTCTGGGATTAAAAAACAAAGAAAG GACCTTCAGAGGGCCACTAATGTCGTGTACCAGGCTCACCATGTGAGCCGGTCCAAACGAGGCCAAGTGGTGGGCACCAGAGAGGGCTTCAGAGGTTGCACGGTCTGGCTCACTG GTTTGTCAGGTGCCGGAAAGACGACCGTCGGCTTTGCCCTGGAGGAGTACTTGGTGTTCCATGGTATTCCCTGCTACTCCCTGGATGGGGATAACATCAGACAAGGGCTGAACAGGAACCTTGGCTTCACCTCAGTGGACAGGGAGGAGAATATCAGGCGCATCGCTGAGGTGGCCAAGCTGTTTGCAGACGCAGGATTGGTCTGCATCACCAGCTTCATTTCTCCATTCACTAAG GACCGGCAAGAAGCCAAAAAGATCCATGTACAATCTGGGCTGCCGTTCTTTGAGGTGTTCGTCGACGCTCCCCTGGAGGTGTGTGAGAGCAGGGATGTCAAAGGCCTCTACAAGAAGGCCCGTGCTGGAGAGATTAAAG GCTTTACAGGCATTGATTCGCCTTTTGAGAAGCCTGAGTCACCTGATCTTGTGCTGAAGACTGGAGAGATCTCAGCTACTGAGTGCATCCAGCAGGTGGTCGAGCTGCTTAAGGAACAG AATATTGTACCCACTGGTGTGACAGAGGAAGTGACTGAGCTCTTTGTGCCAGAGAACAAGCTGGACTTGGCACTGAGCGACGCCAAGACACTGCCTACCGTCAGCATCACCAAG CTGGACCTCCAGTGGGTGCAGGTGCTGGCGGAGGGCTGGGCCAGCCCCCTCAAGGGCTtcatgagggagagggagttcCTGCAGGTTCTGCACTTCAACACTCTTCTGGATG GTGGAAACATCAACCTCTCTGTGCCGATCGTCCTGCCCGTTTCCAAAGAGAGCAAAGAGAAGCTGGACGGCTGCGCAGCATTCGCCCTTGAGTTCAAAGGTTGCAGAGTGGCAATTCTCCGCAACCCTGAGTTTTATGAACATCGGAAGGAAGAGCGTTGTGCCAGGCAGTGGGGAACCACATGTCCTCAGCATCCTTACATCAAG ATGGTTATGGAGGGTGGTGATTGGCTGGTTGGTGGAGATTTGGAGGTGCTAGAGCAAATCAAATGGAATGATGGTCTGGACCAATACCGCTTCACTCCAAGAGAACTGAAGCAAAAGTTCAAGGAAATGAAAGCAG ATGCCGTCTTCGCCTTCCAGCTTCGCAACCCCGTCCACAACGGCCACGCCCTCCTGATGCAAGACACGAAGCGGCGGCTGCTGGAGCGAGGCTACAAGAACCCTGTCCTGCTGCTCCACCCGCTGGGAGGCTGGACCAAAGATGATGACGTGCCTCTGGACTGGCGAATAAAACAGCATGCTGCCGTACTGGAGGAGGGGGTACTGGACCCAGCCAGCACCATCGTGGCCATATTCCCCTCTCCCATGATGTATGCTGGACCCACTGAG GTACAGTGGCACTGCCGGGCACGAATGATAGCTGGTGCCAACTTCTACATCGTTGGTCGTGACCCTGCGGGCATGCCTCACCCCGAGACCAAGCAGAGCCTGTATGAGCCCACCCACGGGGCCAAGGTCCTCACCATGGCCCCTGGTCTCCCCTCTGTAGAGATCATCCCCTTCAGAGTGGCTGCCTACAACAAGACTAAAAGATCTATGGACTTCTACGATAAGGAGAG ACACCAGGAATTTGAGTTCATATCTGGGACCAAGATGAGGAGGATGGCACGTAGCGGAGAGAACCCTCCAGATGGTTTCATGGCCAATAAGGCCTGGAAGGTCCTCGCAGAGTACTACAGCTCCCTGCAGAAGGACGAATGA
- the papss2b gene encoding bifunctional 3'-phosphoadenosine 5'-phosphosulfate synthase 2b isoform X1, whose translation MCNGAVSLWFQDLQRATNVVYQAHHVSRSKRGQVVGTREGFRGCTVWLTGLSGAGKTTVGFALEEYLVFHGIPCYSLDGDNIRQGLNRNLGFTSVDREENIRRIAEVAKLFADAGLVCITSFISPFTKDRQEAKKIHVQSGLPFFEVFVDAPLEVCESRDVKGLYKKARAGEIKGFTGIDSPFEKPESPDLVLKTGEISATECIQQVVELLKEQNIVPTGVTEEVTELFVPENKLDLALSDAKTLPTVSITKLDLQWVQVLAEGWASPLKGFMREREFLQVLHFNTLLDGGNINLSVPIVLPVSKESKEKLDGCAAFALEFKGCRVAILRNPEFYEHRKEERCARQWGTTCPQHPYIKMVMEGGDWLVGGDLEVLEQIKWNDGLDQYRFTPRELKQKFKEMKADAVFAFQLRNPVHNGHALLMQDTKRRLLERGYKNPVLLLHPLGGWTKDDDVPLDWRIKQHAAVLEEGVLDPASTIVAIFPSPMMYAGPTEVQWHCRARMIAGANFYIVGRDPAGMPHPETKQSLYEPTHGAKVLTMAPGLPSVEIIPFRVAAYNKTKRSMDFYDKERHQEFEFISGTKMRRMARSGENPPDGFMANKAWKVLAEYYSSLQKDE comes from the exons ATGTGCAATGGTGCAGTCTCTCTGTGGTTTCAGGACCTTCAGAGGGCCACTAATGTCGTGTACCAGGCTCACCATGTGAGCCGGTCCAAACGAGGCCAAGTGGTGGGCACCAGAGAGGGCTTCAGAGGTTGCACGGTCTGGCTCACTG GTTTGTCAGGTGCCGGAAAGACGACCGTCGGCTTTGCCCTGGAGGAGTACTTGGTGTTCCATGGTATTCCCTGCTACTCCCTGGATGGGGATAACATCAGACAAGGGCTGAACAGGAACCTTGGCTTCACCTCAGTGGACAGGGAGGAGAATATCAGGCGCATCGCTGAGGTGGCCAAGCTGTTTGCAGACGCAGGATTGGTCTGCATCACCAGCTTCATTTCTCCATTCACTAAG GACCGGCAAGAAGCCAAAAAGATCCATGTACAATCTGGGCTGCCGTTCTTTGAGGTGTTCGTCGACGCTCCCCTGGAGGTGTGTGAGAGCAGGGATGTCAAAGGCCTCTACAAGAAGGCCCGTGCTGGAGAGATTAAAG GCTTTACAGGCATTGATTCGCCTTTTGAGAAGCCTGAGTCACCTGATCTTGTGCTGAAGACTGGAGAGATCTCAGCTACTGAGTGCATCCAGCAGGTGGTCGAGCTGCTTAAGGAACAG AATATTGTACCCACTGGTGTGACAGAGGAAGTGACTGAGCTCTTTGTGCCAGAGAACAAGCTGGACTTGGCACTGAGCGACGCCAAGACACTGCCTACCGTCAGCATCACCAAG CTGGACCTCCAGTGGGTGCAGGTGCTGGCGGAGGGCTGGGCCAGCCCCCTCAAGGGCTtcatgagggagagggagttcCTGCAGGTTCTGCACTTCAACACTCTTCTGGATG GTGGAAACATCAACCTCTCTGTGCCGATCGTCCTGCCCGTTTCCAAAGAGAGCAAAGAGAAGCTGGACGGCTGCGCAGCATTCGCCCTTGAGTTCAAAGGTTGCAGAGTGGCAATTCTCCGCAACCCTGAGTTTTATGAACATCGGAAGGAAGAGCGTTGTGCCAGGCAGTGGGGAACCACATGTCCTCAGCATCCTTACATCAAG ATGGTTATGGAGGGTGGTGATTGGCTGGTTGGTGGAGATTTGGAGGTGCTAGAGCAAATCAAATGGAATGATGGTCTGGACCAATACCGCTTCACTCCAAGAGAACTGAAGCAAAAGTTCAAGGAAATGAAAGCAG ATGCCGTCTTCGCCTTCCAGCTTCGCAACCCCGTCCACAACGGCCACGCCCTCCTGATGCAAGACACGAAGCGGCGGCTGCTGGAGCGAGGCTACAAGAACCCTGTCCTGCTGCTCCACCCGCTGGGAGGCTGGACCAAAGATGATGACGTGCCTCTGGACTGGCGAATAAAACAGCATGCTGCCGTACTGGAGGAGGGGGTACTGGACCCAGCCAGCACCATCGTGGCCATATTCCCCTCTCCCATGATGTATGCTGGACCCACTGAG GTACAGTGGCACTGCCGGGCACGAATGATAGCTGGTGCCAACTTCTACATCGTTGGTCGTGACCCTGCGGGCATGCCTCACCCCGAGACCAAGCAGAGCCTGTATGAGCCCACCCACGGGGCCAAGGTCCTCACCATGGCCCCTGGTCTCCCCTCTGTAGAGATCATCCCCTTCAGAGTGGCTGCCTACAACAAGACTAAAAGATCTATGGACTTCTACGATAAGGAGAG ACACCAGGAATTTGAGTTCATATCTGGGACCAAGATGAGGAGGATGGCACGTAGCGGAGAGAACCCTCCAGATGGTTTCATGGCCAATAAGGCCTGGAAGGTCCTCGCAGAGTACTACAGCTCCCTGCAGAAGGACGAATGA